In Cyprinus carpio isolate SPL01 chromosome B7, ASM1834038v1, whole genome shotgun sequence, a genomic segment contains:
- the LOC109093778 gene encoding ras association domain-containing protein 10-like — translation MEAEENKISVWVCREEKLVSGLSKRTSCADVIRVLLEEQNLEQRVSLSGSPQSYCIVEKWRGFERILPNKTKILRLWSAWGEEQENVRFVLVKNEASLPSNGPRSAEARVVLSKESPCVYKGTARVTMALSQEKQRRIVRKAFRKLDKINKKRAQAAPKDASSMERMETLVHLVVSQDHTIRQQIHRIKELDREIERYEAKVHFDRMKMHGINYVQDTYLVDNNPDKVNEGDKTSPEAALAQFEEYAQRCEEVIKLQEELSKHEALMESITTEIQEELNQRWMKRRHEELANKESETTSGETSLRVTTREKDDGPSAVDVSSDNELLLEEERIRTQLDTSLYIGLRLNTDLEAIRNDLDLTQEIWGAKEKELRDLMEKVNSLDFEEELKEENTIETDRLMPLQGDSVWVEQARGLKNM, via the coding sequence ATGGAGGCAGAGGAGAATAAAATTTCAGTGTGGGTTTGTCGCGAGGAGAAGCTCGTGTCGGGCTTGTCGAAGCGCACGAGCTGCGCGGATGTGATCCGGGTGTTACTGGAGGAGCAGAACCTGGAGCAGCGCGTGTCCCTCTCGGGCTCTCCTCAGTCCTACTGCATCGTGGAGAAATGGAGAGGATTTGAACGGATTTTACCGAACAAAACCAAGATACTGCGACTGTGGAGCGCGTGGGGAGAGGAACAAGAAAACGTCCGGTTCGTGTTGGTGAAAAACGAGGCGTCTTTACCCAGCAACGGGCCGCGGAGCGCAGAGGCGCGCGTCGTTCTCAGCAAAGAGAGCCCGTGTGTCTACAAGGGGACCGCCAGAGTGACCATGGCTCTGTCACAGGAGAAACAGAGACGGATAGTCAGGAAAGCGTTCAGAAAGTTGGATAAAATCAACAAGAAACGGGCGCAGGCTGCACCTAAAGATGCCTCATCCATGGAGAGGATGGAGACCCTTGTGCACCTGGTCGTTTCTCAAGATCACACCATCCGCCAGCAGATTCACAGGATTAAAGAGCTCGACAGGGAAATAGAAAGGTATGAGGCCAAAGTTCATTTTGATAGAATGAAGATGCATGGGATCAACTACGTCCAGGATACGTATTTAGTGGACAACAACCCTGATAAAGTCAATGAGGGGGACAAAACGAGCCCAGAAGCAGCTCTCGCCCAGTTTGAGGAATATGCTCAGAGATGCGAGGAGGTCATCAAACTGCAGGAAGAGCTGTCTAAACACGAGGCCCTCATGGAGAGCATTACAACTGAGATTCAAGAGGAACTCAACCAGAGGTGGATGAAAAGAAGACACGAGGAACTCGCGAATAAAGAGTCTGAAACCACTTCTGGCGAGACATCTCTCAGAGTCACAACTCGAGAAAAAGATGATGGACCTTCAGCGGTGGATGTGTCTTCTGACAACGAGTTGCTTCTGGAAGAAGAGAGGATCAGAACCCAACTTGACACCAGTTTGTACATCGGTCTGCGGCTGAACACCGATTTGGAGGCCATAAGGAATGATTTGGACTTGACCCAGGAGATATGGGGAGCGAAAGAGAAAGAACTGAGGGATTTAATGGAGAAAGTCAACTCTTTGGATTTTGAGGAGGAGCTGAAAGAGGAAAACACAATAGAAACAGACAGATTGATGCCGCTCCAGGGGGACAGTGTGTGGGTGGAGCAGGCAAGAGGGCTTAAAAACATGTGA